One Scophthalmus maximus strain ysfricsl-2021 chromosome 1, ASM2237912v1, whole genome shotgun sequence genomic region harbors:
- the LOC118300760 gene encoding zinc finger E-box-binding homeobox 1: MDSQLASVLTSGSLEVQNGSQCTEGPETVTEDVVDSKEKSSLSTVPGNLQPCPVKAAVTIRRDASSVNGKKPEGGGNCKPASQETRKIGGFREPITVKTGVPVLRSQPIRIKIVVPPRCKRPITNSAISLTKDFARTHFRRPVLVSSRAVLAGRNRSKIKRPAVKKEGELKEVTHQKTEEDRAESFHGTEAERGNKMCKETDVLDAKIIHVDGSGTPLVSRTHTVKMLSQRGIKEETTEKDIEENIPLILHEMDLESCKTFDEVGIYEQTEPLDLSLPKRRESLQRRCGLTLDDSGCETSLIMEVDEYEGEGDRDIVEEDDDDEEDSVEHVDGTDTPEDSLLSPSFFSTSVFTSLPSIDHDTENLLLIDDQGIPYTLSPGGLKVPQVDASTSSDPQSDQANSSQVERKGISQLTEPSLSQSLDNALNAPSDTYPSLVPDADSPSLRVDRAEAPEVLTSLTLNSDPTKAAESSIGAVQEPSAVLSPSSGIPVPSQPIQILTNPSTNAPILLLSSSSSSPQLSSVPVSLSLPLSVTQTSPGASTPMFLLLSSVPSSSGDSVSTSTPIAVLDSSTGQLSQITAAAAPVSLPLSSGQVGKLGSPLPTLSHPIIRLSANEPPVVLSGVNNVNSVSAVTSLAAPSSTPALQKDHSSTTPALHTQTNSSESNPGSKAISAEEVSNEINKPSAVAESTPHPQSSILTYDPLAQPSSEAEAQSPAPESKFNPCGLHSEHLHLDDHLYFSNMAAPPSPPVGPTLPSGNLDPLDPLSPASSPSNMGARRVLYCQLCPRVFYYLSDLERHAITHSQKKPHVCQQCGKAFKRSSHLQRHKHIHTGQRNFVCPICAKRFREAGELQRHQRVHTGEKPYQCQLCHTRFAERNTLRRHTKRKHPYHQVAMEMLNERRDRGGGGVSGVQEEEESAEWYSSTVSNLDNSESEMET; the protein is encoded by the exons ATGGATTCTCAGTTGGCTTCAGTCCTGACCAGTGGCAGCCTGGAAGTCCAAAATGGCAGCCAGTGCACAGAAGGACCAGAGACGGTGACAGAGGATGTTGTGGACTCAAAGGAGAAATCCTCCCTCAGTACTGTACCAGGTAACCTCCAGCCGTGCCCTGTCAAGGCAGCGGTGACCATCAGACGAGATGCTTCTTCAGTCAATGGGAAAAAGCCAGAGGGGGGCGGGAATTGTAAGCCAGCCTCTCAGGAAACACGTAAGATTGGTGGGTTCAGGGAGCCAATTACAGTGAAGACTGGAGTGCCTGTTCTGCGGAGCCAACCAATCAGAATCAAAATTGTTGTTCCCCCACGGTGCAAGAGGCCAATCACAAACTCTGCCATCAGCCTGACCAAAGACTTTGCTCGTACACACTTCAGGAGACCTGTGTTGGTCTCATCTAGAGCTGTGCTCGCAGGAAGAAACAGAAGTAAAATCAAAAGACCTGCTGTTAAAAAGGAAGGGGAGCTCAAGGAAGTTACTCATCAAAAGACTGAGGAAGATAGAGCGGAATCATTCCATGGGACGGAGGCCGAGAGAGGGAATAAAATGTGCAAAGAGACAGATGTTTTGGATGCTAAAATCATCCACGTGGACGGGTCGGGAACTCCTCTCGTCTCCAGGACTCATACAGTTAAAATGCTGAGCCAGAGGGGGATTAAAGAGGAAACCACAGAGAAAGACATTGAGGAAAACATTCCTCTAATTTTGCACGAAATGGACTTGGAGTCTTGCAAGACATTTGATGAGGTGGGAATTTACGAACAGACGGAACCACTGGACCTGAGTTTGCCCAAGAGAAGAGAGAGTCTACAAAGGAGGTGCGGCCTAACTCTGGATGATTCTGGCTGTGAGACGTCGCTGATTATGGAGGTAGATGAATAcgagggagaaggagacagagacatagtAGAAGAGGACGACGACGATGAAGAGGACTCTGTGGAGCACGTGGACGGCACAGATACACCCGAAGActctcttctgtctccctctttcttttctaccTCTGTCTTTACATCCCTCCCCTCCATAGACCATGATACTGAAAACCTCCTTCTCATAGACGACCAGGGAATCCCGTATACTCTCAGTCCAGGTGGACTCAAAGTGCCACAAGTCGATGCTTCCACGTCAAGCGATCCTCAATCCGATCAAGCTAATTCATCGCAAGTAGAAAGAAAGGGGATATCGCAGTTAACAGAGCCGAGCCTCAGCCAAAGCTTAGATAATGCACTAAATGCACCTTCTGATACTTACCCGTCTCTGGTCCCTGACGCTGATTCACCATCACTACGTGTTGATCGGGCAGAAGCTCCAGAAGTCCTCACAAGTTTGACTTTGAACTCAGATCCCACAAAGGCAGCAGAGTCAAGTATTGGAGCTGTTCAGGAGCCTAGTGCTGTTCTGTCCCCGTCCTCTGGGATCCCAGTCCCCAGCCAGCCCATTCAGATCCTCACAAACCCTTCAACCAACGCTCCTATTCTCCTCCtgtcgtcctcgtcttcctctcctcagctcTCCTCTGTTCCGGTGAGTCTCTCGCTTCCCCTCTCTGTTACTCAGACCTCGCCCGGTGCTTCCACCCCcatgtttcttctcctctcctctgtgcccTCTTCCTCTGGTGACTCCGTCTCTACCTCCACCCCCATCGCAGTCCTCGACTCCTCGACAGGGCAGCTGTCCCAGATCACTGCAGCGGCagcccccgtctctctccctctgtcctccggTCAGGTGGGCAAGCTGGGATCACCTCTGCCGACGCTGTCTCACCCCATCATCCGACTGAGCGCCAATGAGCCTCCTGTTGTCCTGTCAGGAGTGAATAATGTAAACTCAGTGTCTGCCGTCACCTCTCTTGCTGCCCCTTCGTCCACTCCTGCACTCCAAAAAGACCACAGCAGCACGACCCCCGCCCTCCACACTCAGACCAACTCCTCCGAGTCAAACCCAGGAAGTAAAGCCATATCTGCCGAAGAAGTCTCAAATGAAATCAACAAGCCATCAGCTGTTGCAGAATCCACTCCGCACCCACAGTCTTCTATTTTGACCTATGACCCCTTAGCTCAGCCCAGCTCAGAGGCAGAAGCCCAATCACCAGCCCCAGAGTCTAAATTTAACCCCTGTGGCCTGCACTCAGAACATTTACACCTGGATGACCATCTTTACTTCTCAAACATGGCTGCTCCGCCCTCCCCGCCCGTAGGGCCCACGCTCCCCTCCGGTAACCTCGACCCCCTGgatcctctctctccagcttcATCGCCTAGCAACATGGGCGCCCGCAGGGTGCTGTACTGCCAGCTGTGCCCGCGGGTCTTCTATTACCTCTCCGACCTTGAGCGCCACGCCATCACTCACTCGCAGAAGAAGCCTCACGTTTGCCAGCAGTGCGGCAAAGCCTTCAAACGCTCCAGCCATCTGCAG AGGCACAAGCACATCCACACAGGCCAGAGGAACTTTGTGTGCCCCATCTGTGCCAAACGCTTCAGGGAGGCCGGTGAGCTCCAGCGCCACCAAAGGGTTCACACCGGGGAGAAACCCTACCAGTGCCAACTCTGCCACACGCGCTTCGCTGAGCGCAACACGCTACGCCGACACACCAAACGCAAACACCCTTACCACCAAGTAGCCATGGAAATGCTGAACGAGAGAAGGGACCGGGGAGGCGGTGGCGTGTCCGgagtgcaggaggaagaggagagcgcAGAGTGGTACAGCTCCACCGTGTCTAACTTGGACAACTCCGAGTCCGAAATGGAAACCTAA